In Roseofilum reptotaenium CS-1145, the genomic window CGGCGCTCAGATGGTTTCCCCTAGGAAGATTCTGAAAAACATGCAAAATCGTTTCCCGTTGTGGAGTTAAGCGCCAACCTTTGGAATTGAGTTCGGCTTTGAGGGAAGTGGGAGTATATAGAGACATGAGAGACTCTCAAAAACAATGGTGTTCTCAAAATTATAAAGCTCGAATTACTGATTTGCAAAAAAACAAGCTTATTGAGAATAACTCGCAATGTACCCAACTCGACTGTTTCCGCTACATTCTCCATGACCTGACTCAAAGAATCCCCATCCGTTCAGTCTGGGGATTGCTCCAACGTCCTAAGCACTTTTATACTCGTCTTTAGATTCTGGTAAGGTAAGGATTTCTACTCCACTGTCGGTAACGGCGATCGTATGTTCAAACTGGGCAGAGAGCTTGCCATCTTTCGTGATGGCTGTCCAATTATCGTCTAAAACCTGCGCTTCATAAGTTCCTTCATTAATCATCGGCTCAATTGTAAATACCATACCTTTACGCAAGCGTTTGCCCTTGCCCTTTACCCCATAATGAGGAACCTGGGGAGCCGTATGAAATTCACGATTAATCCCATGACCGACAAAATCGCGCACGACAGAAAACCCATGGCCTTCTGCATACTCTTGAATCGCTGCGCCAATATCTCCAATTCTCCCCCCTGGTTTGACCGCAGCAATCCCGCGCATCATGCATTCATAGGTCACGTCTACTAACTTTTTGGCGACTGGAGAGGGTGTTCCCACAAAAAATGTGCGCGATGTATCGCCATAATAGCCATCAAGAATCGGAGTCACATCGATATTGATAATGTCGCCATCCTTGAGTTTTTGTTTAGCATTGGGGATACCGTGACAAATCACCTCATTTACACTGGTACAAATGGATTTAGGGAATCCGTTATATCCCAACGGCGCACTAATGGCTCCATTTTCACGAGTCCAGCGCTCGGCTTCATCATTTAACTCTAAGGTACTGACTCCCGGTTGCACCATGGGTGCTAAGTGATCCAGTAACTGACTGGCTAAGATTCCTGCTTTCCGCATTTTGTCGATTTCACGCCGCGATAATAATACGATCGTTTCGCTTCCCATGTTTCTAATTTCTCAAAGGTCATCACTCTTTACCTATGATAGGGGAATCGGGGGATAGGGGGATACGGGGATGGGGAGATGTCCACCGATCTCTCTCGGGTGAAGCACGACAAGAAAGTTGACAAAAATTCATCAAAACTAATACTCATTCACTTTAGTTCAAAAAAGTACCCCAATTGCTTTAAAAGAGATTGCGAGTTGTTCAATCTCGATGCAGAAGAGGTAACCTCAAAAAATAACGAAGTGATGGTGCATACCGACAACAAAGGATAAAAAATGCCCATCATACCCTCCTTTACCTTAAGAATTGAGGAGAATATTATGAAAGAAACAGGAGTATTGAGCAGCCGTAATGTGGCCATTGTTGGCCCTTACATGAGTGGTAAAACCACGCTGCTCGAAAGTTTAGAATATGTCAGCGGCGCACTATCGCGCAAAGGCTCGACAAAAGACGGAACCAGTATTGGAGACGGATCGCCCGAAGCGCGATCGCAACAAATGAGTGTTGAAATTAATGTTGCCTCCACAGACTATCAAGACATTCATTTCACATTCCTCGACTGTCCCGGTTCCATCGAATTTGCCCAAGAAACCTACAACGCTCTTGTCGGCGTAGGTGCAGCCATTATTGTCTGCGAACCCGAACCCGATCGCATCCTCACCCTGGCTCCTCTCTTCAAATTCCTAGACGACTGGGAAATTCCCCATCTTGTCTTCATCAACAAAATGGATCGCGTCTGCACTGACGAAGAACGCTGCCTAACCAGTTTTTCCGCTCTGCTTACCGCTCTACAATCTGTATCTTCACGGCCCATCATTCCCCATCAATTCCCGATCGCCGCTCAAGACAAAATCATCGGTTATATCGACCTAGTGAGCGAACAAGCCTACCACTACCACCCCGATGCCCCTGCCGATCCGGTTCCCCTTCCAGAGTCCCTCAAAGATTCTGAAACTCAGGCGAGAACCCAGATGCTTGAAACCCTAGCTGACTTTGACGATCACCTACTCGAAGAACTGCTCGAAGATATCCAGCCCTCCCAAGAAGAAATCGTCAAAGATCTGAAAATGGAATTAGGAGCCGATTTGATCGTGCCCGTATTCCTCGGTGTGGCTTCCGAAGGCTATGGCGTGCGTCCGCTCCTGGAGTCCCTGAAACGGGAAGCGCCCTCCCCAGATGTCACTTCAAAGCGGCGTGGAGTCGATCTAGACAGCGATACCCCCATTGCCCAGGTCTTAAAAACCTTTTACACTCCCCAAGGCGGAAAAATGTCTCTGATCCGTGTTTGGCAAGGAGAAATTACGGAAGGCCTAGTCCTCAATGGAGTCCGCCCTGGTGGAATTTATCGCCTGTTCGGACAGCAACAACACTCAGTCTCCAAAGCCGGAATTGGAGAAATTGTGGCCCTAGCACGGATGGATGGGGTGTACACAGGAGATACTCTATCGCCAACGAAAAATGTGGAAGGACTACCCAAAGCGGATAGAGTCCAACCGGTTTATGCTATGGCGATTACCCCCCAAAACCGCAAAGACGAAGTCAAACTTACCCCTGCTCTCAACAAACTCCTAGAAGAAGACACCTCCCTCTATTGGGAACAACATGGAGACACCCATGAAGTCATCCTCTGGGGACAAGGGGAAATCCATCTCAAAGTCAGCCTAGAGCGACTCAACCGTAAATACAATATCCCCATGGCCACCCATTTACCCAGGGTTGCCTACAAAGAAACCATCCGTAAAACAGTTGAGAGTGTTCACGGACGCTATAAACATCAAAGTGGCGGTCACGGTCAATTTGGCGATGTCTACTTAAATATCCGCCCCTTGGAGAGGGGAGAAGGCTTTGCCTTTAATGACACCATCGTTGGTGGAGTCGTGCCTAAACAATATATTCCTGGTGTAGAAACTGGAGTACGAGAATACCTGAGCCAAGGGCCTCTAGGCTTCCCTGTGGTTGACGTGGGGGTTACCCTCACCAATGGTAGTTACCATAGTGTAGACAGTTCGGAACAAGCCTTTAAACAAGCAGCTCGGTTAGCCATGAACACAGGGATGAGTCAAGGTAAACCCACCTTACTCGAACCGATCGCCGCTATTACCATTTCTGCACCCACGGAATTTACCTCCAAAGTCTTGCAACTGCTCAGTGGTCGTCGCGGTCAAATTCTCGGTTATGAACCCTTCGACTCTTGGAAAGGATGGGATCAAACTTCTGCGTATCTTCCCCAAGCTGAAATGCAAAACTTTATTATTGAATTACGCTCTCTCACCATGGGAGTCGGTTTCTTTGATTGGAAGTACGATCATTTACAAGAAGTCCCCGATAAAATTGCCGATCGCGTGTTAGCAACTACGGCTGAATAGACGGCTTGCAGAAGTTAGGCAATGGTCAGTCAATTGTTAGGGTGGGTAGTGCCCACCCTGTCAAGCCGCCTATCTTTAATTAAGTTAAAACAACCCGGTTTTACTCCCTTGGCCTACGACAACACCTGCAAATACCTCGCCGAAAAATTCCCAGAGTCCTTCATCAAATGGTTGCTTCCCCTAGCGCAACTGACTCCCGTTGAAGTCCTCAAAACCGAACTAATACAAGAACCCATCCGCGCTGATTCTGTCACCTTCTTAAAAGCGGGTAATCAAATTCTACACATCGAGTTTGAAACCCGTCCCTATTCTAAACCTCCCCTACCGTTTCGGATGCTCGACTACTACGTGAGACTCAAACGGCAATATGGTGTCTCCGTGCATCAAGTGGTGATTTTCTTACGAGAAATGGTTTCCGAGCAAGCTTTGGTCTCCAAGTACGAGGACGGAGAAACCCAACATCCTTATCAGGTAATTCGACTCTGGGAACAAGATCCCAATTTACTCCTATCGTCTCCCGGTTTGCTACCCTTGGCCACCTTATCTAAAACGACTGAACCGCGCCAGTTACTACAGCAAGTGGCTAATCGGGTTGCTACAATCGAGGAGAGCCAACAACAAGCAGATGTCCTAGCTTGTAGTCAAGTACTGGCGGGTTTGAGATTTGAGAAAAAGTTAATCAGACAACTATTGAGGAAAGAGACGATGCGCGAGTCAGTGATTTATCAGGAAATTCACGAAGAAGGGCGGCAAGGTGAAGCCGTGTCTTTAGTTACTCGTCAATTGACACGACGAGTGGGGGCGCTTTCTCCGGAATTGGAAGCGCAGATTCAGTCTTTATCTGTGGAAGTTTTGGAAGATTTGGGGGAAGCGCTGCTCGATTTTACGGGAGTTGAGGATTTAGTATCTTGGTTGGCAGAGCGCCACTCTTGAGTTGAGGAAGTAGAACGGATGAGAGTTGATGAAGCG contains:
- the map gene encoding type I methionyl aminopeptidase translates to MGSETIVLLSRREIDKMRKAGILASQLLDHLAPMVQPGVSTLELNDEAERWTRENGAISAPLGYNGFPKSICTSVNEVICHGIPNAKQKLKDGDIINIDVTPILDGYYGDTSRTFFVGTPSPVAKKLVDVTYECMMRGIAAVKPGGRIGDIGAAIQEYAEGHGFSVVRDFVGHGINREFHTAPQVPHYGVKGKGKRLRKGMVFTIEPMINEGTYEAQVLDDNWTAITKDGKLSAQFEHTIAVTDSGVEILTLPESKDEYKSA
- a CDS encoding elongation factor G — encoded protein: MKETGVLSSRNVAIVGPYMSGKTTLLESLEYVSGALSRKGSTKDGTSIGDGSPEARSQQMSVEINVASTDYQDIHFTFLDCPGSIEFAQETYNALVGVGAAIIVCEPEPDRILTLAPLFKFLDDWEIPHLVFINKMDRVCTDEERCLTSFSALLTALQSVSSRPIIPHQFPIAAQDKIIGYIDLVSEQAYHYHPDAPADPVPLPESLKDSETQARTQMLETLADFDDHLLEELLEDIQPSQEEIVKDLKMELGADLIVPVFLGVASEGYGVRPLLESLKREAPSPDVTSKRRGVDLDSDTPIAQVLKTFYTPQGGKMSLIRVWQGEITEGLVLNGVRPGGIYRLFGQQQHSVSKAGIGEIVALARMDGVYTGDTLSPTKNVEGLPKADRVQPVYAMAITPQNRKDEVKLTPALNKLLEEDTSLYWEQHGDTHEVILWGQGEIHLKVSLERLNRKYNIPMATHLPRVAYKETIRKTVESVHGRYKHQSGGHGQFGDVYLNIRPLERGEGFAFNDTIVGGVVPKQYIPGVETGVREYLSQGPLGFPVVDVGVTLTNGSYHSVDSSEQAFKQAARLAMNTGMSQGKPTLLEPIAAITISAPTEFTSKVLQLLSGRRGQILGYEPFDSWKGWDQTSAYLPQAEMQNFIIELRSLTMGVGFFDWKYDHLQEVPDKIADRVLATTAE
- a CDS encoding DUF4351 domain-containing protein, with protein sequence MAYDNTCKYLAEKFPESFIKWLLPLAQLTPVEVLKTELIQEPIRADSVTFLKAGNQILHIEFETRPYSKPPLPFRMLDYYVRLKRQYGVSVHQVVIFLREMVSEQALVSKYEDGETQHPYQVIRLWEQDPNLLLSSPGLLPLATLSKTTEPRQLLQQVANRVATIEESQQQADVLACSQVLAGLRFEKKLIRQLLRKETMRESVIYQEIHEEGRQGEAVSLVTRQLTRRVGALSPELEAQIQSLSVEVLEDLGEALLDFTGVEDLVSWLAERHS